In a single window of the Pseudopipra pipra isolate bDixPip1 chromosome 21, bDixPip1.hap1, whole genome shotgun sequence genome:
- the MLXIPL gene encoding carbohydrate-responsive element-binding protein isoform X6: MGESFILDMGYFLRCLETCVWESCPRHGTFPGTPCGAAPWMMRGCSRGLCVCHIPRGEVGRGDGGEWWVLGATNPIMSQRTLFQQGRPWFSVNPSRRAVRGGHRGVTGLSPCRVALVELSACQSEPASQPPNEEASRVRGGSGARCGADGEVLMAEAREQPSPVPRWHRAPDLFFSHRTAPSQTQLGYQEPSCFLPMAEPLFDAGESLMGARGLPASPEAPLSPGTLLQPSSASQLSLHSAFLGPELPPAPLPPEPPSAVPSSFSPQLRHKLPLQYDLPTKCLSLEPPGPHYIPPILSPGAPLPSPDSPFSPASAPRSKFPYASSPGPSLLTHPASPLSTPCFTPHTPGLGYPTGMVPPGYPGPAAPQLLPPALLGDPRFAPPKGLPQGGGGRPKAKPGGTKARRLPGPAVPHLPVSNPCLSQLLTAAKQDPALDAPRPMGAGLMPMAPVSPQQSTVPEVPATFLSRMAQLSPGLAPGSSPSPVVPVPLAGMQPGSLRVPKAEQLSPTSACDSNWCKPSQGSPGPTAGLGTGTSVHHPVSRRGRPESNKLESRRITHISAEQKRRFNIKLGFTTLHSLVSTLSTQPSIKVSKATTLQKTAEYICKLQQERAALQDEAQRLREQIEELNSSINLCQEQLPATGVPITRQRFDHMRGMFDEYVRSSTLQNWKFWIFSIIMRPLFESFNGMVSTASMESLTQTSLAWLDQHCSLPALRPTVLSSLRQLSVSTSILSDPARVPEQAARAVAALGRGASSSSS, encoded by the exons ATGGGTGAGAGTTTTATCCTAGATATGGGATATTTCCTGAGGTGCTTGGAGACCTGTGTGTGGGAGTCTTGTCCTAGACATGGGACATTTCCTGGGACACCATGTGGGGCAGCTCCCTGGATGATGAGGGGTTGCAGCcgagggctgtgtgtgtgccaTATCCCCCgtggggaagtggggagaggaGACGGGGGTGAATGGTGGGTGCTGGGTGCCACCAACCCAATTATGTCCCAGAGGACACTTTTTCAGCAGGGCAGGCCATGGTTTTCTGTGAATCCCTCACGCAGAGCTGTGCGGGGTGGGCACCGCGGGGTCACAGGGCTGTCACCGTGTCGGGTGGCCCTGGTAGAGCTCAGCGCCTGCCAGTCAGAGCCTGCAAGCCAACCCCCAAATGAGGAAGCATCTCGTGTCCGCGGCGGGTCCGGAGCGCGGTGCGGGGCAGATGGAGAAGTCCTGATGGCAGAGGCGAGGGAGCAGCCCAGCCCCGTGCCCCGCTGGCACCGCGCTCCAG ATCTCTTCTTCAGCCACCGAACAGCCCCATCGCAGACACAACTGGGCTACCAGGAGCCGTCCTGCTTCTTGCCCATGGCTGAGCCCCTGTTTGATGCCGGGGAGTCCCTGATGGGTGCAAGGGGGCTGCCTGCAAGCCCTGAGGCCCCACTGTCACCCGGCACCCTCCTCCAG cccagcagtgcctcccagctcagcctgcaCAGCGCCTTCCTGGGCCCCGagctgcccccggcccccctgccccccgagcccccctctgcagtgcccagcagCTTCAGCCCCCAGCTCCGACACAAGCTCCCGCTGCAGTATGACCTCCCCACCAAGTGCCTCAGCCTGGAGCCACCAGGACCCCACTACATCCCCCCCATCCTGTCCCCTGGGGCACCACTACCGAGCCCAGactcccccttctcccccgCCTCGGCCCCCCGCTCCAAGTTCCCCTACGCCAGCTCCCCCGGTCCCTCTCTCCTCACCCACCCTGCCTCCCCCCTCTCAACCCCCTGCTTCACCCCCCACACCCCGGGGCTGGGCTACCCCACGGGCATGGTGCCCCCGGGGTACCCcggccctgctgccccccagctcctgccccctgccctgctgggcgACCCCAGGTTTGCCCCCCCCAAGGGGCTGCCCCAGGGTGGGGGGGGGCGGCCCAAGGCAAAGCCTGGTGGCACCAAGGCGAGGAGGCTGCCAGGACCCGCCGTGCCCCACTTGCCTGTGTCCAACCCCTGCCTGAGCCAGCTGCTGACCGCAG CCAAGCAGGACCCAGCCCTGGATGCCCCTCGCCCGATGGGTGCAGGACTCATGCCCATGGCCCCTGTCTCCCCG CAGCAGAGCACTGTTCCCGAAGTCCCTGCCACCTTCCTCTCTAGAATGGCCCAGCTGAGTCCAGGACTGGCTcctggctccagcccttccccagtGGTGCCGGTGCCGCTGGCAGGCATGCAACCGGGCTCCCTGAGAGTCCccaaggcagagcagctgtCTCCCACCTCAGCTTGTG acAGCAACTGGTGCAAACCCAGCCAGGGTTCTCCAGGAcccactgcagggctgggcactggcacctCCGTGCACCACCCCGTGTCCCGTCGGGGCAGGCCTGAGTCCAACAAG CTGGAGAGCCGCCGCATCACGCACATCTCCGCCGAGCAGAAGAGGCGCTTCAACATCAAGCTGGGCTTCACCACGCTGCACAGCCTGGTGAGCACGCTGAGCACCCAGCCCAGCATCAAG GTCAGCAAGGCCACCACCCTGCAGAAGACAGCTGAGTACATCTgcaagctgcagcaggagcGGGCGGCTCTGCAGGATGAGGCACAGCGGCTGCGGGAGCAGATTGAGGAGCTCAACAGCTCCATCAA cctgtgccaggagcagctgccGGCCACGGGGGTGCCCATCACGCGCCAGCGCTTCGACCACATGCGCGGCATGTTCGACGAGTACGTCCGCTCCTCCACACTGCAGAACTGGAAGTTCTGGATC TTCAGTATCATCATGCGGCCCCTCTTTGAGTCCTTCAATGGGATGGTGTCCACGGCAAGCATGGAGAGTCTCACCCAGACATCCCTGGCCTGGCTGGACCAGcactgctccctcccagcactTCGGCCAA CCGTCCTGAGCTCCCTGCGGCAGCTGAGCGTCTCCACTTCCATCCTCAGCGACCCTGCCCGTGTCCCCGAGCAGGCGGCGCGGGCGGTGGCGGCGCTGGGACGCggcgcctcctcctcctcctcctga